From a single Drosophila gunungcola strain Sukarami chromosome 2L unlocalized genomic scaffold, Dgunungcola_SK_2 000008F, whole genome shotgun sequence genomic region:
- the LOC128253412 gene encoding prolyl endopeptidase — MLKLIFKLCASKRSFQNIEKTLLSQTMSRPKASVNLPTDLSRPSVEEANARIVYPEARKDNKAEEMIHEYRIRDVYRWLEDPDSTETQRFVNAQNNISQPFLERCEEWESINSKLTKLWNFPKYGCPMRHGSFYYYFKNTGLQNQSVLMQQATLDSPEVVFLDPNTLSADGTTALSQKTFSEDGAYMAYGLSESGSDWNKIRIRRAKERTDFPETLEKVKFSNLSWTKDSKGFFYGRYSDQDGKTDGSETKQNENQKLYYHRVGESQDQDTLVAEFPEHPKWRFQTDVSDCGKFLILYISHTVRDNMLYYADLKPEEGITSKLEVKPIVDKFEADYDYITNEGSRMYFHTNKDAPNYRVVVIDFNSPAEENWTTLIPEHKKDVLEWTKCVNDDKLVVCYSRDVKHILQALDMHTGKLIRQFGLDIGAINGISGKKKYSEIFYSFSSFLTPGIIFHYDFTKPVEKPKVLREISLNLEGFNRDNYSVAQVFYKSADDTDIPMFIIQRKRDAVEPRPCLLYGYGGFNYSLMPSFGITGLMFMDTFDGVLAFPNLRGGGEYGIEWHNGGRLFNKQNCFNDFQAAAEYLAQNNYTTKDRLAIQGASNGGLLVGACINQRPDLFGAAIAQVGVMDMLRFNRFTIGHAWCSDYGNPDEREHFANLFKYSPLHNVHIPLNPTQEYPSTLILTADHDDRVSPLHSLKFAAALQEAVRYSEYQLNPILLRVYTKAGHGAGKPTKMRINEATDIITFLRKTLKVDCVNL, encoded by the coding sequence atgctaaaattgattttcaaactATGTGCAAGTAAGCGCAGCTTTCAAAACATAGAAAAGACCCTACTTTCGCAAACCATGTCACGACCCAAAGCTTCGGTTAATCTACCCACGGACCTGAGTCGCCCTTCAGTCGAGGAAGCGAATGCTAGGATTGTGTATCCAGAAGCACGGAAGGATAACAAGGCCGAAGAAATGATACATGAATATAGGATTCGAGACGTTTATCGTTGGCTCGAAGACCCTGATTCCACAGAAACGCAAAGATTTGTGAATGCGCAAAACAATATTAGCCAACCGTTTCTCGAAAGATGCGAGGAATGGGAGAGTATAAATAGTAAACTGACGAAGCTGTGGAATTTCCCGAAGTATGGATGCCCCATGCGTCACGGAAGcttctattattattttaagaacaCGGGTCTGCAGAATCAGAGTGTTTTGATGCAGCAGGCGACTTTGGACAGCCCAGAGGTGGTATTCCTGGACCCTAATACCTTATCCGCCGATGGAACCACTGCGCTGAGCCAGAAAACATTCTCCGAGGATGGCGCCTACATGGCTTATGGGCTGAGTGAAAGTGGCTCGGATTGGAATAAAATTCGCATACGTAGAGCCAAGGAACGCACCGACTTTCCTGAGACCCTGGAGAAGGTGAAATTTTCAAATCTCTCCTGGACGAAGGATAGCAAGGGCTTCTTTTATGGTCGGTACTCCGATCAAGATGGCAAAACGGATGGATCGGAGACAAAGCAgaatgaaaaccaaaaactttATTACCACCGAGTAGGAGAAAGTCAAGATCAAGACACCCTGGTGGCAGAATTTCCCGAGCATCCGAAATGGCGGTTCCAAACCGATGTCTCCGACTGCGGAAAATTTCTAATATTATACATAAGTCATACGGTCCGAGATAATATGCTGTACTATGCTGACTTGAAGCCGGAGGAGGGAATCACTTCGAAACTAGAGGTGAAGCCCATTGTTGATAAATTTGAGGCTGACTATGACTACATAACCAACGAGGGATCCCGAATGTACTTCCACACCAACAAAGATGCTCCCAACTACCGGGTGGTAGTGATTGACTTTAACAGCCCCGCCGAGGAAAACTGGACCACCCTGATTCCCGAACATAAGAAAGATGTTCTAGAGTGGACCAAGTGCGTCAATGACGACAAGCTTGTGGTATGCTATAGCCGCGATGTAAAGCACATCCTTCAGGCCTTAGATATGCATACCGGAAAACTTATTCGACAATTTGGCCTGGATATTGGCGCAATCAATGGGATTTCAGGGAAAAAGAAGTACTCAGAGATCTTCTATAGCTTCTCGTCGTTTCTAACTCCAGGCATTATTTTCCACTACGACTTTACAAAGCCAGTTGAAAAGCCAAAAGTACTGCGAGAAATAAGCCTGAATTTGGAGGGCTTCAACCGCGACAACTACAGTGTGGCACAGGTGTTCTATAAGAGCGCCGATGACACCGACATACCTATGTTTATCATTCAAAGGAAGAGGGATGCTGTGGAGCCCCGTCCCTGTCTGCTGTACGGATATGGCGGGTTCAACTACAGCCTTATGCCATCGTTCGGCATAACTGGTCTAATGTTTATGGACACGTTCGATGGCGTTTTGGCCTTTCCCAATCTGAGAGGAGGTGGAGAATACGGTATAGAGTGGCACAATGGAGGCAGGCTGTTCAACAAGCAGAATTGTTTCAATGATTTTCAAGCGGCCGCTGAGTACTTGGCACAGAATAACTACACCACCAAGGATCGGCTGGCCATACAGGGCGCCTCGAACGGTGGACTTTTGGTGGGTGCCTGCATCAACCAGCGCCCGGATCTTTTCGGAGCTGCCATCGCCCAAGTTGGGGTTATGGATATGTTGCGATTCAACCGGTTTACCATCGGTCATGCCTGGTGCTCGGACTACGGAAACCCCGACGAGAGGGAACACTTCGCCAACCTCTTTAAATACTCCCCCCTGCACAATGTTCACATTCCGCTGAACCCAACTCAGGAGTATCCTTCGACCCTGATCCTGACAGCCGATCACGACGATCGTGTGAGTCCTTTGCACTCCCTCAAATTTGCTGCCGCTCTCCAGGAAGCCGTGCGATACTCGGAGTACCAACTGAATCCCATTCTACTGAGGGTCTATACGAAGGCAGGTCACGGAGCCGGAAAGCCAACTAAGATGCGCATTAATGAGGCCACTGACATAATCACGTTTCTCAGGAAGACGCTCAAGGTCGACTGTGTCAATCTATAA